The following nucleotide sequence is from Austwickia chelonae.
GCCGCCACATCATGCCGACGGCGACCGGTGTCGCCACCAGAGGTAGCAGGATGGCGACGCGGACGAAACGGTCTCCGGTGAAAGGCCGCCAGAGCAGCAGTGCGATGGCCATGCCCAGCAGCAACTCTGCGGCCAGCGTGACTCCGGTGAAGAGCGCCGTACGCCAGACCGCAGGCCAGAAGCGTGCAGTGTCGGTCAAAACACTCACATAGTTCTCGACCCCGACGAAGGTCGATTCAGCTCTCACCGACCCCTGGGCATCAGTGAGACTCAGGTAAATGGTCCAGGCCAGAGGGAAGACGATCAACCCGGCGACGAAGACCATCGCCGGCGCGGCAAAGAGCCATTGACGATGTTGGTTCGCCCACCGGGAGAGGGCCGAGTCGCCGACGTCGGTGGATAGGCCTGAGGACGCGGTGGGTCGGTCTACCTTCCGTGGCATCTCAGCTGTCGTAGCTGCCCCGGGCATCGGCGACGGGCGCTCTCCGGAGGTCATCGGGTCTACTTCTCCGCAGCGAGGAAACTCGTGTAATCCCCTTGAGCTTTCGTCGTCAGGCCGGGAAGGTCTTCGCCAGTGATCGCTCCGACGATCGGGCGTCCGACGATCTCCCGCGCCTTGGCGACCTTGGTCACCACCGGCCGATCATGTCCCACCCCGCCTTCAGCGCTCTTCTTGATGGCTTCGGCCAGGTCTTGCGGATAGGTCGAGACACCATCGGCGCTGGCCCACACCGAGTCGCGCGGGCCGGGGTTGCCGGCTTGTTGCATCGTGGTGACCATCGCTTTACTGGTGGCCCACTGGATGAATTTCCAGGCGTTCTCGCTGTTCTTGCTGGCGGCGTTGACGCCCAAGGCCCACGACGGGATGTTGTAGGGCTTGCTTCCTGCGGGCCCTGCGGGGAAGGGAGCGAAGCCGATCTGATCGGCGACCTTCGACTTGCTCGGGTCGATCGCGTTCTTGTAGAGCGAGTCCGCCTCGGTGTACAACGCTGCTTTGCCCTGGGTGAAGATCGCCATCGCTTCCGGCCAGCTCATGTCGGTGCTGATGTCGCTGGGACCGTGGTTCTTGAGGATTCCGCCGTAGTAGGCGTAGGCCTTCTTGGCGGCGTCGGTGTCGAGAGCTGCTTTGCCGTCGGTGTCGAAGTCGCCACCGAAGCTGTAGAGGTAGCTGGAGAACTGGGTCACTGCGGCAGAACGTCCGGTACGGGCCACGAAACCGGCCGTGCCGGGGTTGTCCTCTTTGAGTTTCTTGGCTGCGGCTTCCATCTCCTCGAGCGTGGTGGGCACTTGGAGCCCGGATTTGGCCAGCAGATCCTTGCGGTAGTAGAGGACCTCACGCTCGGTGATGATCGGCACACCGACCACTGCATCCTTGGAGGTGACGGCTTCGACCGTGGGCTTCTGGAAGTCCTTGAAATCCCAGGCGTTGTCATTCTTCATCCGGTCGGGCAACTTCGCCAGGTACCGGTTCTTCGCGAAGAGCTTGCCTTCCTGCAACGGGCGGTACATCATCACGTCGATCTCGTCGGTGCCCGCGTTGAGTTTGACGTTGTACTGGTCGGAGAGCTGATCCTCCCCGAGCTGGTTGATCTGGACCTTCAGCCCGGATTCTTTCTCGAAGTCAGCCAATTTCTTCGTGATGGTCTCGGACCATACGTGGTTGGCCAGGGAGACCCGGAGGGTCCTGGATCCGCCGTCGGTACTTCCTGATCCGCCACACCCCCCGAGAGACAAGGCCAGAGGCATCGCCACTACCAGCAGGAAAGGAAGGGTACGGCGCATCTCAACTCCATCGTCGATGACACTTGGGCAGGGGTCATCGATCGGTAGACATCAGAGCCCCTGACGGGGCACCTGGCGCCCGCGCCGTCTCACAGTACACGCCCTTCACGTTGGTTTTCCGTGTCGGGTATCCCTTGTCGTCCGGGCGGACCCGGACGTCGAACCTGCGGCCATGGTCATCGGTCGTCGTGGCTGTGACGGGCGCTGAAATCCCTCGGCCACGACGACCCTGCGCTAGCGCGCTCAGGAGTTGGCGGCTTCTCGCTCCAGGGAACGCTTCCAACGGATACCTGCCTCCAGGAAGGCGTCGATATCGCCGTCGAAGACCCCTGCGGTATTGCCCACCTCGTGTTCGGTGCGCAGGTCCTTGACCATCTGATAAGGGTGCAGAACATAGCTGCGCATCTGGTCGCCCCAGCTGGCCTTCACGTCACCGGCCAGTTCCTTCTTCTTCGCGTCCTCTTCCTGCTTCTTCAACAGGAGCAGTCGGGACTGCAGGACTCGCAAGGCGGCCGCTCGGTTCTGAATCTGAGATTTCTCGTTCTGCATCGACACCACGATGCCGGTGGGCAGGTGGGTCATCCGCACTGCGGAGTCGGTCGTGTTGACGCTCTGCCCGCCGGGGCCGGAAGACCGGAAGACGTCGATCTTCAACTCGGACTCGGGGATGTCGACGGTGTCCGTCGACTCGATGAGCGGGATGACCTCGACAGCAGCGAAGGACGTCTGTCGTCGTCCCTGGTTGTCGAACGGGCTGATCCGGACCAGGCGGTGTGTTCCGGCCTCCACGGCCAGGTTGCCGTAGGCATAAGGAACCTTCACCTCGAAGGTGGCGGACTTCAGCCCGGCCTCCTCTGCATAGGAGGTGTCCAGCACTGAGGTCGGATAACCATGCCGTTCGGCCCAACGCAGGTACATGCGCATCAACATCTCGGCGAAGTCTGCGGCGTCGACCCCACCCGCACCCGAGCGAATGGTGACCACGGCCTCACGTTCGTCGTACTCACCGTTCAACAGGGTGCGTACCTCGAGTTCACCGACCGCTTTGCGCAGCGAGGCCAGCTCGGCCTCAGCCTCGGCAAGGGTGTCAGCATCCCCGCCGTCCTCGGTGGCCATCTCGACGAGGACCTCGAGATCCTCGATCCGAGAGTCCATTCCCTCGATCCGCTCCAATTCTGCGTTCGCTCGGGAGAGTCGGCTGGTGACAGCCTGCGCATTCTCCTGATCGTCCCACAGGTCAGGCGCACTGGCTGCCTTCTCCAGATCGACGATCTGAGCCTTCAATTTGTCGACATCGGTCACCTGGCGAACCGATGTCATCGTCGCGCGAAGGTTCTTGATCTCTGCTGCAAAGTCGGTGGCCACGAGGACCGAGTCTACGGCACGACCACTCACAGAAGAGGCTGCATATTC
It contains:
- the prfB gene encoding peptide chain release factor 2, yielding MATDFAAEIKNLRATMTSVRQVTDVDKLKAQIVDLEKAASAPDLWDDQENAQAVTSRLSRANAELERIEGMDSRIEDLEVLVEMATEDGGDADTLAEAEAELASLRKAVGELEVRTLLNGEYDEREAVVTIRSGAGGVDAADFAEMLMRMYLRWAERHGYPTSVLDTSYAEEAGLKSATFEVKVPYAYGNLAVEAGTHRLVRISPFDNQGRRQTSFAAVEVIPLIESTDTVDIPESELKIDVFRSSGPGGQSVNTTDSAVRMTHLPTGIVVSMQNEKSQIQNRAAALRVLQSRLLLLKKQEEDAKKKELAGDVKASWGDQMRSYVLHPYQMVKDLRTEHEVGNTAGVFDGDIDAFLEAGIRWKRSLEREAANS
- a CDS encoding ABC transporter substrate-binding protein, which gives rise to MRRTLPFLLVVAMPLALSLGGCGGSGSTDGGSRTLRVSLANHVWSETITKKLADFEKESGLKVQINQLGEDQLSDQYNVKLNAGTDEIDVMMYRPLQEGKLFAKNRYLAKLPDRMKNDNAWDFKDFQKPTVEAVTSKDAVVGVPIITEREVLYYRKDLLAKSGLQVPTTLEEMEAAAKKLKEDNPGTAGFVARTGRSAAVTQFSSYLYSFGGDFDTDGKAALDTDAAKKAYAYYGGILKNHGPSDISTDMSWPEAMAIFTQGKAALYTEADSLYKNAIDPSKSKVADQIGFAPFPAGPAGSKPYNIPSWALGVNAASKNSENAWKFIQWATSKAMVTTMQQAGNPGPRDSVWASADGVSTYPQDLAEAIKKSAEGGVGHDRPVVTKVAKAREIVGRPIVGAITGEDLPGLTTKAQGDYTSFLAAEK